The Cydia pomonella isolate Wapato2018A chromosome 22, ilCydPomo1, whole genome shotgun sequence genomic interval CGCCAGTGTGTCTCATTTCGTGTTTACGTAACACTGAACTAGCATAGCACTTGAAATCGCAATAACTACATGTGTATGATGTTTTTGGTTTCTCTCCAGTGTGTGTCATTTCGTGTTTTCGTAAATTTGCCCTGGCACTGCCCTTGTAGTTGCAAAGACTACATGTATATGGCTTCTCTCCTGTGTGTATCCTCTGATGTATTAGCAAGGTTGCTTTCAACCTGCATCTGTAGTCGCAAACGCTACACTTAAATGGCTTTGTTCCAGCATGAATCATGTGGTGTCCTTTTAAGGCTGATTTCTGACTGCATTTGTAATCACAGTAGTTACACGTGTAAGGTTTCTCGCCAGTGTGTATTCTTATATGACATTGAAGGTGATATTTTTTACGAGCTTTGTAGTCGCAGTAACTACATTGATGAAAAGGCTTCTCTGCAGTGTGTACTTTCTGGTGACTTCGTTTGTGTGTTTTTTCTTTCTGTAATACAAGCAATTTGGCTTGGGGTGTAGAACTAGAAGAATCACAAGCAATTTTTTTTGACCCGGTCTGCAAGTGTGTTCGCTGTATATGTTTCCTTAAGATAGACTTATGTCTGAACCGTTCGTCGCAGAGTTCGCAGATGTATGGTTTTTCCCCACTAAGAACAGTCGCGTCGCCGCGAATGCGCTCGACCACCACGGAATGAGCTATCGCAAACCGTTCGCTGCCGTCCGAACACACTGAAATGATAATTAACATTGTGGCGTACATTCAAACAACAGAAAGTATCAGTTACTGTTTACTTCCTTACATGTCCACTTCAAAAATTCAATGATACTTGAAACGTTAAAAAAAGTCTTGAATTATGCCTTCAGAAATGTAGGTGTATTTCATAAAATGTGATTCTTAGACAAAGTCGTGCCTCGAGTTTGTCAGGTATTATGTAGTATCTTTGGTTGTCAAAAGGTGACGCTGGATAACTTAGACTAAAACAATTGAGACTCTGAATTCTTATTAGGTAATCAATCAAAAGGTTTTTCATAAACTGACCTGGAAGCTCTTGAGGGCGTTGGCACTCCTCGGGGCTCAGCACGAGGTCATTCTTGAGCTCATGGTCGGTATGTCCGGCCCGCGCAGCCGCGCTCACTCTATCCTCGCACTCCGCTTCGGGTTCCGTCTTCACACACATCTCTCCTGACTCCGTCTTTACACACACCGCCTCCCTGGATTCTTCTCCAGGCTCCATCTTTATATACACCACCTCTCTGGGTTCCGTCTTCACACATACCTCTCCCGGCTCTGTCTTCACACACGGCACGCTGGGCTCAATCTTCACGCACATATCTCTGGACTCCATCTTCACACACCCCGCCTCTGCCTCCTTAACATGTGCTGTCTATAGTGGCATATTGTACGTTGTAACTGATACTGGTAGTACCTGCAATGAATGTAGCACGTAGTTTTTTTATCTCCCTATAATATACTCAGACACGATAAGCTAACGGCCTATATAAGCAAATATGTACCTGTGGGTGCATCGTAATATTCACTTTAATTTATAACTGATACCCTAATTACATTCAAATCTAGAACATCtctgagaaacaaagaaatttgatttgacctcCATTCCAATATCAGttgagatgacgttttattcgaaatgaagtgtCGTTTCGTAAACCTACAGATCCacattgtattttaatgcctttcattatgtaccAGTCACTACTAATTTAGTGATTAGAATGGGTCTAATGCAATATAAATTTTCTGGTAGATTGGTTGTTGTTTGATAACCCAAAAGATGGTTTTTGGAGAAAAGTTAATGGTACACTTTTCTCTGAAAATGTCCGTAAACAAATTTCAATTGCCAATAATGGCaagataaaaattattatttttttaagcccATAAAACGTAAGGTCGACATTTGATTTGGTATTGAAGCGTATTTATTTCCCTAGGGAAACATAATTATCAAcatactgtggccctagtgaaaaagggtacaagtctctggcagtttaggtgtataagggcataagtgttacgtggaacttacacccctttacacctgcgctgccagagacttgtaccctttttcactagggccacagtatttaatctgtcttttttttttacttactttggCCGTAAAATAAGCTGaaggttttttaataatattcaaaaacTATTAGTTAATTTTCCGGACATTATTGTTGTTTTGCTAAAGTTGATTTCTAGTCCTGTCTTTTTGCTCTCTAGGATGTTGCGCATGCATTCAATGGGCTAGATCATCAGCAAATCCGAGGTGAGACAGGTTCTTCCTCTGATGTTTATACTATGGGACCTCCATTCCAACCTATCAAAAAGTGATTCCAGTACGGCTATAAACATTCTTGGGGACAGCAGTGTCTCCCTTCCTTACCCTTCTTCTTATTGAAAACGATGGTCTAATGTTCTCCAATTTAATTCTGCTAATAGGTGGTACTTATTTTACCTGTTTGATCACCTGGAAGGGGCCCCAGGGCTCTAGAAAGAGAGGACATCCACTAGCCAGATGGCAAGATGAAAGGAATGGCAAAGGCAGATGGAGACagctggaggaggcttttacccagaaggggtctacagcagaaaaataaaataaaatttgaaatatatatatatatatatatatatatatatatcaaatttataaaattctCTGTGGAATAACGAagctctaataataataatataataaaatgttaccTGTTGATCCTATTATGCTTTCCAGATGGCACAGTGTAGTATTGTGTTGATAGCCATTTTAAAATAACTCAAGTAATGTTAATTTGTAATAATGGAGTTAGCCAACTACAAAGGATGAGTTGAAGTTTAAGTTGTTAAACCAAATTAATATAGGAATATAACTAAAACTTCAAGAATAAaagctatttatatattatattatataatcttaAGTTACAaacatgttatattatattgtattacccAGAAAGAAGGATTATTCATTTCCAGATTGATGGCCGGGCATTGTTTTCcatttcaataaaatcaaaacattgttAATAAACAATTATAGTTATCtatgtaaatttgtaatttagtgtgtaatttgtaattttagtaTAGTTTTTGCTTGTTGTTATTTTATCTTGCTATGCATGCTTATTTTGGATGGCATTCTTATATAgtaccttcttcttcctcgcgttgtcctgagcctggggtccgcttgacaactaatcccaagatttggcgtaggcactagtttttacgaaagcgactgccatctgaccttccaacccagagggtaaactaggcctggttgggattagtccggtttcctcacgatgttttccttcaccgaaaagcgactggtaaatatcaaatgatatttcgtacataagttctgaaaaactcattggtacaagcccgggtttgaacccgcgacctccggattgcaagtcgcacgctcttaccgctaagccatcAGCGCTATTCTTATATAATACCTACCACttatatattgtaaaaattctttaaatgtTGTCTGTTTAGTGcaccttttaaataaacaattgtgatgtaaaaatactttgtcttgACATAATTGACAGAAATCTCGATTGTGAAAGTGAATTTACTGCTAAGTTTGTTGATAATGGTTTCCTGATATTATGAGGATGGGAAAACTGCTGTGAGGATGCTAACTAGCTTAGTAGCATCTGTTGACCAACAACTTCTCTACAAAGATTATTTGGCAACTGTATGATGTAATAAGGATAcaccaccgaacactgtctatgaccgtaatatgataagattcatatactagctgtgtcttatccaacctcgacattggcagaatcatcaacaccttgatggagccataacacgaaaaattgattgattgaaatgtAATAAGCCCTTATcctaaaaatataggtatacagtacgtgttaaataaatacgcaCCTGAGATCTGTATCTACATTTGTCTTCGAACAAACCAGATTTTTATAGGTCCAACAACTTGAGGCAAGACAGACACTGCACGTACTGAAGACGATCCGGGCGGACTCACAACAACGGCGTCAGCCGTATCGGAaggtataataatttatttattgtatgtaatccaaaataacatacaatacCGAAGTTAGAATACAAATACAACCTCAAATAATTTCGTCAATTTTGATTTTGACCAATGACCACAGACTTTCAAAACAAGAGCCAATTACATCCAGagttcccgatatcgggccctgACAAGCACTTGGCCGGGTTTTTTTTTCGCACGCATTTGtttaaggccagtccagacgggataATCAAATCGACCGATTTAATCAGAAAAATTGGCAtcaatcaccaattttagatttgtGGAGATATGTGAGCGCTCTAAATTAAAACAATGCCCCTAAACGTGGATACTAGCGTCATATATTGTTATTCTTGCTTCCGCACCTCACTCAAATATTTGATACATGAAGATtacattccttacctctaccttccataagtgAATGTATCaattaaaacgtagtgattatatgctctttctTTGGTATCAATCAATGTAACATGGCAtgacgtgtaaatttatttatttaggaagtTGTGAGGCTATCGTTAAATTGTTAAACAAAAGAACAACGAAAGAACTGACAAACACAcagattaattttgttttatccaCCTATAATAAAACATAGATACTTGTTGTATATGTTTATGTACAAACAATGTGGTAGTTGCCGTAATGGATGTAATGAATTCCTGTTGCTGCTGCCTGCGGTGTGCTCCGGACAGGGACCTGACGACCCCGTACACACACCTCGGCAAAACAGAAACATTTTCCGATTTGCTCAAAGAATGCTTCAATATACATGtaagtatgttaacggcaccaatcatgggacatttaagggaaaatttggagtatttttgatatttcaccgaaatctgtaaaatttcttccgctttatgctttaaatgtCGAATGTCCATTTCGtgctttatgttttctatgtatttaataaaagctaccgcaattggttttaatattatttaccaaTTAAAGTTATGGTTTTCTATtcgtcatgggatgtatggcgccattaattttcaaattaacaaatatcaatgaagaattaaacttaagcagctctttggcaaAATTTTTGCCAAAGGCAGCGATTAataactgatggtaaatacttgttttacagaatttgtctataccatcccattactggcacctgttccattataggggtgtttactatataattTACCAACAATAAATTTAAGGATAGAAAAGATTTTACTATATTGACAGTTTTCACAGTGGTGTTCTTTATTAATATTCAAAATGGAACTATTTTACACACAGTTGGTACTGGATGGCTCGGGCCCGTGCGGTATCTGCTCGGCGTGCGTGGGCCGCCTGCGAGACGCGAGCGACTTCAAGCTGCAAGTGCAGCGCAGCCAGGCGGAGCTGCAAGCACTGCTTGTTAAAAGTTAGCTTATACAACTAATAGCTTAGCTTTTATCTCTGTTTAGTCTTCTTACAATGTATTAAAGATTTCTTTATTTTGCGTTATATGTGTATAGTGCTGTAGTGTTAAGAAAACAAACTAGATGTCTCGGGTGTCCCGACTGatgaaaattgtatttctcaacaatttacaactaatattacaagcagaaggagtcaaaaatagagttccggttataatattagccgAAAATTGTAGAGCTTTCGACTTTTCGTTCATCGCATCGTCTAATGTCAAGTAGCACTACTGATAATTCCTCTACTcaatgctagatgtcgactacgaaaatattaagcgttttggtaccgaAACTGATGTACGCAgggagcactctatgcttacttctaATTTATCTATGGTTATAACAGAAATAGTCTCACTTAAAGTAACTGTTCCTTTATCAGGGTTGGtactattaaatttatatgtatataaatgggTTGCTTCAAGTATTtgaattctttttttaatttgtagcAGAGATTGTGGTCAAGTCTGAGCAGGCTGATGATGGTGTGGAAGAAGAAACTGTATTCAAGTTGTTTTGTAAGTACTTATCTATTGACATAGCACGAATGTCATGTTTTTAGTAGGgatcaatcatttattaattaagtCACTAACACACAGTAATTTTTGGCTGTTAattgtttggtttctaaataaataaataaataaaaataattacatatcaaaataagtTCATTACTATtctatatttaaattacaatacattattataaattcaattcgctaattatatttaaatagacgTCTATGAATCTACTCTATATAGTTTTTGGTgaaaccgcgagttctcagttcggggtCGGGGCAAACTGCTAGTACAGTACTCAGTGTAGAAATTTCGATGATCTGTGCCTCGTTCTTAGTTGATGCTTCATAAAGCGGTTTGTGTTTAGTCTGTGATTTGTATAATTAGTTATTTGCTTCAGATGAGGAGCCAATAGAAAATTCAGAGGTTGGCCAAGAGGATACCAAGCAATTCATCGGTTAGTACATGTTTTGATACCTTATgctcctttatttatttattttaaccttgATTCATATAAGGTTGCAATAGATCGAAGAGGATACATCAGTTAGTATATGTTTTGATACCTTATgctcctttatttatttattttaaccttgATTCATATAAGGTTGCAATAGATCGAAGAGGATACCAAGCAATTCATCAGTTAGTACATGTTTTGATACCTTATgctcctttatttatttattttaaccttgATTCATATAAAGTTGCAATAGATCGAAGAGGATAACAAGCAATTCATCAGTTAGTACATGTTTTGATACCTTATgctcctttatttatttattttaaccttgATTCATATAAGATTGCAATAGATCGAAGAGGATACCAAACAATTCATCAGTTAGTACATGTTTTGATACCTTATgctcctttatttatttatttaaactttgatTCATATAAGGATGAAATTAATGCCATTGCATTTTGAACCAATCTCCATCAGTCTAGGCGCAAACAGAAGCATAGTTCAGCTATTCAtgttttgataataaaaaagaaactttttaCAAGCCGTAATATAgtgattttatgtaaaagatCGGGAAAGATATTACAAGTAGCatattacctaaatatttatgtagCAAGTATCAATTTCGATTGTACTTAAACTTCACATAGAAATGTAACCAGTTTAGCCTAgagggtagtgaacctgcctacgaagctgatggtcccgggttcaaatcctggtaagggcatttattcgtgtgatgagcatggatatttgttcctgagtcatgggtgttttctatgtatttaagtatttatatattatatatatcgttgtctaagtaccctcaacacaagccttattgagcttactgtgggacttagtcaatttgtgtaataatgtcctataatatttatttatttaataacaatgtaatattatggaaCCATCGATCTTATCCTGACATGTTCTGATGGACACAGAAGGCtgtcatatatataatataaacattgTGAGAAAACAAACCAACCTAatcgtgtttgggtttgttagaattctcgatgagtattagagTTATACCAAGCTAActtggtagcgattttgatagcacagattgtgcaagtgttatttaaaacgtcataGTTTGACATTCAAAATGACACTTACACAGAATGATCtgtgttatcaaaatcgctgctaacttagcttgatATAACTCtagtcacaaaataaaaaataaacagaaggtccgttctcgccgttctagaaaatacatacctaaacttgtccgcctcactagggttgcttctgtattaaattcgaattttaaaaaggagtaggtaatataagtttacagacatacatacatcgattcgtttatacatacatcttatcatgtttacattccttagagactgtattttgacgtacatgacagtaggtacctgcgtagcggcggggacgtcaagtgagcaacgcacgcacagcccgactaagctctgcccgagagtgcccgagactcactttgtactgagcggactctctgctccggcgcgcccCGCCTCTATTTACTTTGTGCTCTAGTTGCCTattaaaagaaaagtacagtccgcGATGAATgcttgtattaaaaatgaaataaaaaagttatcttTTTGTTTCATATGAAGATCCCCTCGTCAAGTCTGAGATGGATGATGTGATGAGTGACGGCGACTATTCAGCGGCGGGTTAGTACCTTCACTACTATTATGTTATCCTGCTCTACTAGGTTCCTGCTACTCACTTCGTCGTCACGTCTCACCTATTGAGCCAGCGAGGATGTGAGACAAGACATGACGAGAGTGCGATAACATTAGGCGTGACCAGAACGagccgcctcgcgaggaaaaTGCCGCGCGAAGCTCGATCGGAGGACACGAGCCTCGAGCGATAACTTCGCCCGAGGCACGTTTACACATACCGAGCTGTTTCGCGCGGCAATTTCTTAGCGAGGCGGCTCATTCTGTGCTGGGTCgcctattatttttcttttacttaactctgtatctttaggtatttaaataaaagtaaacaaagaatttgtacatttttgggtagttataacattcattggttaaccaaccaaatacaaaaccgcctggatttgttactgaacgacctgactttaacctacattatttgatcatgtaatgtcttcatctaccctcaactgtcTTAAGGagacatttgagggtagattttgtttacttttatattaatacctaaagatacaaacTAAGTTTTTCTAAAGGTATTTTCTCATAGCGGCACGGCATCCAGTATTTGCCTTCATTgaattatttgaaaaactttCTAACGCATTGGAATTAAAACTGTCGTGTAACTAGTTGGGCCTCTGAATGGtaatgttgtgttgtgtgtgtgcaGACTCTGCGCCCGTGCTCGCTTCCGCGCCCTCCACTTCGCAACTCGCGTTGGCTTGTCGCGTGCGGCTCGAGCGTCTCCGCGGCCATGACGGTCGCACAAGTACGCACAATGAAGAGAAACCATACGCCTGTGATGACTGCGGCaaaatttttacaaataagGCTTTTTTAAGTAAACACATACAACACACTCACTTATTGTCTGAACTTTCAAAGCTAGATAATGTTTCTGGTAAAAACGTGTTTAAGTGTAGTGAATGCAATTATAAGTGCGCGGTTGAATCAAGCTTACGCGATCACCAGACAACAAACACCAGTGAGAAGCCCTATGCATGTAGCTACTGTGACTATAGGTGccgcagaaaaaaatatttgtggaGTCACATGAACATTCACAGTAGTGAGAAGCCCTATGCATGTAGCTATTGTGATTACAGGTGCCGCGTGAAAAAAAGGTTACAAG includes:
- the LOC133530135 gene encoding zinc finger protein 271-like, with protein sequence MESRDMCVKIEPSVPCVKTEPGEVCVKTEPREVVYIKMEPGEESREAVCVKTESGEMCVKTEPEAECEDRVSAAARAGHTDHELKNDLVLSPEECQRPQELPVCSDGSERFAIAHSVVVERIRGDATVLSGEKPYICELCDERFRHKSILRKHIQRTHLQTGSKKIACDSSSSTPQAKLLVLQKEKTHKRSHQKVHTAEKPFHQCSYCDYKARKKYHLQCHIRIHTGEKPYTCNYCDYKCSQKSALKGHHMIHAGTKPFKCSVCDYRCRLKATLLIHQRIHTGEKPYTCSLCNYKGSARANLRKHEMTHTGEKPKTSYTCSYCDFKCYASSVLRKHEMRHTGEKPFQCSYCDNKFSQKSNLQNHIRIHTGEKPYKCNHCEYKCSDRSALRSHEMKHTGRKPFQCSHCDYKCRNNSMLRRHQKTHTGKEAKYVKITTESANCTVTALAKIPDDTHGGEAL
- the LOC133530295 gene encoding uncharacterized protein LOC133530295; translation: MDVMNSCCCCLRCAPDRDLTTPYTHLGKTETFSDLLKECFNIHLVLDGSGPCGICSACVGRLRDASDFKLQVQRSQAELQALLVKTEIVVKSEQADDGVEEETVFKLFYEEPIENSEVGQEDTKQFIDPLVKSEMDDVMSDGDYSAAG